The Panthera leo isolate Ple1 chromosome C2, P.leo_Ple1_pat1.1, whole genome shotgun sequence genome window below encodes:
- the NEPRO gene encoding nucleolus and neural progenitor protein isoform X3, which produces MGHHKPHLALKQVEQCLKRLKNMDLEGSIQHLSELFSSNENHRVTTEAYVIPSQPVVELVLMKILGACKLLLRLLDCCCKTFLLTVKHLGLQEFIILNLVMVGLVSRLWVLYKGVLKRLTSLYEPLFGLLHEVSRIQPLPYFKDFTFPSDIAEFLGQPYFEVFKKKMPTAFAAKGVTKLLNKLFLTKNQSPRSSKETVHRISKKAKQMKINIQNNVDLGQPVKSKKIFKEKSSEFDLRAFCKQLKHKAIQETSVKCSQSKLKATKHSSQRASGTPYAKSFVQRFRGAKTFTQLSEEIQMAILWCRSKKLKAQASFLGNKLLKSNRLKHVEAQGHSLPKKLKCIKASICNCLLRGSGIKTSKHHLRQRRSQSRFLLGQKRLQRKLQLTLSKEIQQSPQGMQNATDSRKWKRSHYSVHRTDLYPNNKQLLRSRVSNPVIQTKEKQIHENLTGNNENETNSWTVMQMNKHNTSGTIKETDDIDDIFALMGV; this is translated from the exons GTTGAACAATGTTTAAAACGTTTGAAAAACATGGATTTGGAGGGTTCAATTCAACATCTGTCTGAGTTGTTTTCTTCCAA TGAAAATCATCGTGTAACTACCGAAGCATATGTCATCCCTAGCCAACCAGTGGTTGAATTGGTGCTCATGAAGATTTTGGGAGCCTGCAAGTTGTTACTTCGCCTCTTGGACTGTTGCTGCAAGACATTTCT CTTGACTGTGAAACATCTAGGTTTAcaagaattcattattttaaacctTGTGATGGTTGGGCTGGTGAGCAGGTTATG GGTTCTCTATAAAGGTGTTTTAAAAAGGCTGACTTCTTTATATGAGCCATTGTTTGGATTGCTTCATGAAGTCTCTAGGATTCAACCACTGCCTTACTTCAAAGATTTTACCTTTCCTTCTGATATTGCCGAATTTTTAGGACAGCCCTATTTTGaggtctttaagaaaaaaatgcccaCAGCTTTTGCAGCTAAAGGAGTAACTAAATTgttaaataaactgtttttaacaaaaaatcaATCACCAAGGTCTAGCAAAGAAACTGTACACAGAATTTCCAAAAAAGCTAAGCAAATGAAGATCAATATACAGAATAATGTGGATCTTGGACAGCCAGTAAAGAGTAAGAAAATCTTCAAAG AGAAGTCATCAGAATTTGATTTGAGAGCTTTCTGCAAACAGCTGAAGCACAAGGCTATTCAG GAGACCAGCGTTAAATGTTCTCAGTCCAAACTAAAGGCAACCAAACATTCTTCTCAGAGAGCATCAGGAACTCCCTATGCCAAAAGTTTTGTGCAAAGATTTCGAGGGGCTAAGACTTTCACTCAACTTTCTGAAGAAATCCAAATGGCAATTTTGTGGTGCAGGAGCAAAAAACTCAAGGCTCAGGCCTCCTTTCTGGGTAACAAACTTCTTAAAAGTAACCGGCTTAAACATGTGGAAGCTCAAGGCCATAG TTTACCAAAGAAACTAAAGTGCATAAAAGCATCTATTTGCAACTGCCTTCTTCGTGGCTCAGGAATCAAGACTTCAAAGCATCATTTGAGACAAAGAAGATCTCAGAGTAGATTTTTACTGGGACAGAAGAGACTGCAGAGAAAGTTGCAGTTGACTCTTTCAAAGGAAATTCAACAGTCCCCTCAAGGGATGCAGAATGCTACAGATAGCAGAAAATGGAAACGTTCACACTATTCAGTTCATAGAACTGATCTCTACCCCAACAATAAGCAACTCTTGAGGAGCAGAGTTTCAAATCCTGTCATACAAactaaagagaaacaaattcatGAAAACCTTacaggaaacaatgaaaatgaaactaactcatggacagtgatgcaaatgaacaaacataatACATCAGGAACCATTAAGGAGACAGATGACATTGATGATATTTTTGCCTTAATGGGTGTTTAA
- the NEPRO gene encoding nucleolus and neural progenitor protein isoform X4 gives MVGLVSRLWVLYKGVLKRLTSLYEPLFGLLHEVSRIQPLPYFKDFTFPSDIAEFLGQPYFEVFKKKMPTAFAAKGVTKLLNKLFLTKNQSPRSSKETVHRISKKAKQMKINIQNNVDLGQPVKSKKIFKEKSSEFDLRAFCKQLKHKAIQETSVKCSQSKLKATKHSSQRASGTPYAKSFVQRFRGAKTFTQLSEEIQMAILWCRSKKLKAQASFLGNKLLKSNRLKHVEAQGHSLPKKLKCIKASICNCLLRGSGIKTSKHHLRQRRSQSRFLLGQKRLQRKLQLTLSKEIQQSPQGMQNATDSRKWKRSHYSVHRTDLYPNNKQLLRSRVSNPVIQTKEKQIHENLTGNNENETNSWTVMQMNKHNTSGTIKETDDIDDIFALMGV, from the exons ATGGTTGGGCTGGTGAGCAGGTTATG GGTTCTCTATAAAGGTGTTTTAAAAAGGCTGACTTCTTTATATGAGCCATTGTTTGGATTGCTTCATGAAGTCTCTAGGATTCAACCACTGCCTTACTTCAAAGATTTTACCTTTCCTTCTGATATTGCCGAATTTTTAGGACAGCCCTATTTTGaggtctttaagaaaaaaatgcccaCAGCTTTTGCAGCTAAAGGAGTAACTAAATTgttaaataaactgtttttaacaaaaaatcaATCACCAAGGTCTAGCAAAGAAACTGTACACAGAATTTCCAAAAAAGCTAAGCAAATGAAGATCAATATACAGAATAATGTGGATCTTGGACAGCCAGTAAAGAGTAAGAAAATCTTCAAAG AGAAGTCATCAGAATTTGATTTGAGAGCTTTCTGCAAACAGCTGAAGCACAAGGCTATTCAG GAGACCAGCGTTAAATGTTCTCAGTCCAAACTAAAGGCAACCAAACATTCTTCTCAGAGAGCATCAGGAACTCCCTATGCCAAAAGTTTTGTGCAAAGATTTCGAGGGGCTAAGACTTTCACTCAACTTTCTGAAGAAATCCAAATGGCAATTTTGTGGTGCAGGAGCAAAAAACTCAAGGCTCAGGCCTCCTTTCTGGGTAACAAACTTCTTAAAAGTAACCGGCTTAAACATGTGGAAGCTCAAGGCCATAG TTTACCAAAGAAACTAAAGTGCATAAAAGCATCTATTTGCAACTGCCTTCTTCGTGGCTCAGGAATCAAGACTTCAAAGCATCATTTGAGACAAAGAAGATCTCAGAGTAGATTTTTACTGGGACAGAAGAGACTGCAGAGAAAGTTGCAGTTGACTCTTTCAAAGGAAATTCAACAGTCCCCTCAAGGGATGCAGAATGCTACAGATAGCAGAAAATGGAAACGTTCACACTATTCAGTTCATAGAACTGATCTCTACCCCAACAATAAGCAACTCTTGAGGAGCAGAGTTTCAAATCCTGTCATACAAactaaagagaaacaaattcatGAAAACCTTacaggaaacaatgaaaatgaaactaactcatggacagtgatgcaaatgaacaaacataatACATCAGGAACCATTAAGGAGACAGATGACATTGATGATATTTTTGCCTTAATGGGTGTTTAA